The nucleotide window TTACGTCAACGCTTTCCTCGCCTCCTCCCTTCTCGTATTGGCAGGAACATTCGTGTTTTTCGTCAAAGTAAGAAGACAAACATAATGACCGAACAAACCTTTTAGCGCGCTGTGCTTTATAGGCACGGGATAGCTCAAATTAGCTGCCGAAAGGTAAGGCGTGGTCGCATGAATATAGTCACAGTCAACGAGGAAAACGTGTCTGAAAAAGGATTCTTCTGTTATATGAGCAAGAAGAAGACTCCCGGATATCAAAGAAAACTGAGATGGCTCAAAGAAAGATTCGACGAGGGCATGCAAATTAAAATGCTTGACCTCGCACAGGGCGGCAGAGGATTCGTCGAGTACATACCAGGGGGATTCGCTTGGAGAGCTGTAAGCGCCAAAGGATACATGTTTATCCACTGCATTTGGATTGCTGGAAAATCCAGAGGCAAAGGATACGGCTCTCTTTTCCTCAACGAATGCATAAAAGACGCGAGAAAATCAGGCATGAAAGGAGTGGCAATGATTACAAGCGAGAAAAACTGGCTTGTTGAAAAAAAGTTTCTCATGAAACACGGTTTCGAGTCCGTTGCTCAGTACCCTCCTTTTGAACTAATGGTAAAGAAATTTACTGAGGCACCGCCACCATCATTCACGGGTGATTTTGAACAAAAGCTGAAAAACTGTGGAAGCGGTCTCACAATTATCCGTTCAGATCAATGCCCCTACATAGACGCCGCAGTGAATGCAGCACTCGAAGCAGCAAAAGAACTTGGAATCAAAACACAAACCATAGAGCTAAAGAATTCTGAAGACGTCAGAAAAATATCACCGTCTCCATACGGCGTCTTCCAAATCGTGTACAATAGAAAACTCCTGACCTATCATTCACTAGCCAAAAAAGACTTGACAGAAAGGCTCCGAACATCAACACCACCACAATAAAAGCCAGATCATGTGAACAATGCAGACCGCGTCAATGTCCCAGTTAAAGCTCTTCGGACAGCTTGTTCTACAAGCTTAGAGAGCACATGAGAGAACTACACGGCGAACATAGAAGTAGTAGTCAACGTACACGCGGCACAGACTACTACTTCTAAACCTGAAGCACCTTGGTATTATTACCATTTCTAAGCGAAAGTTAATAACATCTGAAACAGAAACCACCCTCACAACATCACCTTCAACATCCAAGAAGTTGTTGTGGCAAACCCTTCAACGTCAACAACAACTTCAAAACGCTTGATCACTCAACGCCACACAGTCTGCGCTTGCATGTTCAACTACAACTGTCCAAACCACTGCCCTCAACCACAGCGTCTGAGCGTTGATGTCGCCGGGAACAGTCGTATGACGATGTCCACACAGCTTCAGCCACACCCACACGTGATGATGAAACAATAGCGCAAGTCAACTTCATCACGCACACAGTCGCAACCACTGGAGAAAAAGACCTTAATGGTCAGTCGCCTTCTTCTCCTGAAGTGCGCCTCCCAAGCGCTGAGGAACCTGAGCACCTGCCAGTCACAGTTCAGATAACCCAAGCCAGCATATAGTCGTTACAAATCGAGACTCCGTTGCGCTTAAGTACAAGCGCAGCAACATGTTAAAAAGCGAATTGGAGGTGCACTGCACTCAACCGAATCATCGTTACAACTGCGCTTATCTACGCAAACGGTGAAATCCACTTAGGACACGTTACCTCCACATATCTTCCAGCCGACATATTTGTAAGATACTGCCGACTCAAAGGCTACGACGCCATACACGTTGGCGCAACCGACGATTACGGAACACCAATCCTCATCGAAGCTGAGAAAGCGGGAAAAAGCCCAGAAGAGTTCGTGGAACACTGGAACAAAACTGACCAAAAAGACTTCAGCGACCTCGGAATATCCTTTGATATCTTCCACAAAACCAGTTCAAAAGAAAACACTGAGCTGACTCAACACTTTTTCAAAACGTTATACGATAAAGGATACATCTTCAAACGAACCATACTGCAACCCTACTGCCCAAAAGACAAAAAATTCCTACCCGACCGCTACGTCAAAGGCACATGCCCATTCTGCGGCGCTACCGAACAGTACTCAGACAGCTGTGAGAAATGCGGCAGAACCTTCCAGCCAAGCGAAATCCAAGCCCCTCACTGCTCCTTATGCGGCACCACGCCAGTCAACCGAGAAAGCCAACACTACTTCTTCAAGCTCTCACAATTCTCAGACGCCCTCAAAAAATGGCTTGAAGACAACCAGAATCTCCAACACGAGGTCAAGAACTACGTGCTCAACTGGATCAAAGAAGGCTTACTTGACTGGGACATAACCCGCGACATACAATGGGGCGTGCCCATACCACTTAACGAAGCCAAGGGTCAAGTGCTCTACGGCTGGTTCGACAACCATTTAGGGTACATAGCCACCGCGCAGAAATACTTCGAGGCAAAAGGAATCGACGGCAAAAAAGCCTGGAACACATCGAAAATTTACCACTATATCGGAAAAGACATAGTCTATCATCACTACTTGTTCCTGCCAGCCATGCGAATAGGCAACGGAGAATACAAGCTTCCAGACTACATTCCAACCAGAGGACACTTGCTTCTGGAGCAACAGAAGTTTTCCAAGAGCCGAGGATGGTACATCAGCCTCAGAGACCTACTGAACAAGTTTCCAGCAGATTACCTGCGCTATTATCTTGCCTCAATCACGGCGTACACTCAAGCCGATGTCAACTTCGACTGGGCAGACTTCCAAAAAAGGATAAACAACGAGTTAATCGCCAACATAGGCAACTTCATCCATCGAACTCTGACCTTCACATGGTCCAAATATAAAGGAAAAGTACCCCAACCCAAAGCATACGACGAAGCAGACAATGAATTAATAGAAAGAATCAAACAGGTAGCCGAAGACGTAAGCAGGGAATTCGAAGACAACGAACTAACGAAAGGGCTGCGAAAAATCGTGGAATTCTCAGCCCTCTGCAACCGATACTTCCAGAAGAAGCAACCTTGGGCAGACAAAGAAAAAGCAGAGACAACCTTGTACGTTTGCGTCAACGCAGTGCGCACACTGGCCATACTGCTAGAGCCTTACACGCCCTTCTCAGCTGACAGACTTTGGCAGCAGCTAAATCTCAACGGGTCAGTTCACAAGCAAAACTGGGATTCCGCATCGCGACTCGAAATCGAAGGCGGACACCAAATCAACCAGCCCAGCGTTCTCTTAGAAAAGATCCTTGACAAGCAAATTGAACAAGAGAGACAGAAACTCGGCAGAGCAACAGCCACAGCTAAATGAATCATAAGACAAATAAGCCAACGCTTCTTCTTGCACAAGTAAACCGCATAGGAAGCTACTTAGCATGCTAGAAAAAATCGTCTCATTTGAAGAGTTCACAAAAATGGACCTGCGCATAGGCAAGATAACTAAAGCTGAGCCAGTTGCGGGTTCACGCAACCTCATCAAAATGCTCATAGACGTGGGCAACGACGATATTCGACAAGCAGTTGCTGGGCTGGCCCAATACTATAACGCTAAGGAACTTGAGGGAAAACACGTCGCCGTCATAGCAAACTTACAGCCCAAGAAAATGTTCGGAATCGAATCCAACGTAATGATTCTTGCAGCAGAAGACGAGAACACTGTTTCCATGCTCATGCCAGACCGACCAGTCACAACTGGCAGCAGAATAAAGTGAAAAACTACGTGCCTCTGTTGAAAATCGATTTACATTTACACACTCATTATTCACGAGACAGTAAGACCACGCTTGGTGAAGTTATTCATTATGCCAAGAAGCGAGGACTCGACGGAGTTGCTGTAACAGACCATGATACTGTGCAAGGGGCACGCAGATTGGCACAGCAAAAAGACCTGTTAATTATCCCAGGCATGGAAGTCAGCAGCCTGCACGGACACATCTTAGGCCTGAACATAACTGAACCAGTGCAACCCAAAAAAAGTATCACAGAAACCGTGGAAAAAATCAGGCAGTTAGGCGGAATTGCTGTAATAGCTCATCCCGCGGTAGCTATCAAGAGTGGACTTGGCAGCCGAATAACCTCGGCCTCAAGCATTGATGCAGTTGAGGTTATAAACGCGTCCGCTTTTCCGTTTTTTCTCTCAACATATCTAGGACGTCGACTTGCTCGTCGTCTAGCGCTTCCTCAGACTGCTGGCAGTGATTCACACTTCCCAGAAGAAATCGGCAGCGCATACACATTCGTTGATGCGGACTCGAATCAAGACGATATAATGGAGGCTTTAAGAAACGGAAAAACCATACCTGTTGGGAAACCGATATCTTGGATGAAAAGAGTAGCGAGAGGATCAGAAGGCATACAGGAAAGGCTGAGAAGACTTTAATCCTCAAAGCCCTCGATCTGATCTATGCCCAAATCCACAGTCAGAGATTTTTCGGACTCAAAATACGATGACTCTATATCGTAAAGCTCTGGTATCATGTTCCTCAAACCATAGCGACTGTAAGGTGAGTTCACACCGGTCATGACAAGAGTGACTTGAAGACCTTCGCTATCCGGGCACATCCTAGCCCCCCACACTACCCTCGCGCTGTGACCCATCCTGTCTGCCACAAGCTCCTTGACTCTGTCAACCTCTTGAAAAGTCATGTTGACATCGCCTGAAACCTGTATTAAAGCTCCTGTAGCACTAGCATGGTCAGCACTTAGAAGTAAAGTGTCCAAGGCACTTTGAACAGCTTCTTCAACTCGGTTGGGAGCATCAGATTCCCCTATTCCAACAGTTGCCATTCCGCCTTCTTTCACGATGGTTTTGAAATCACTTATGTCCAAGTTAATCATACTGGGCTCTGAAAGAGTTTCAACTATCCCTTTGATCATGTCAGCTAAAACGTGATCTGCTGCTCTGCAAGCCTCGCTAAATGGAAGCCCTCGAGCAGCCTTCACGATCTTATCGCTGTCGACCAGTACCGCTGTATCGCAAGCCACTCGCATCTCGCTTACAGCATCAGTCACAAAACCACGGCGATATTCACTCATCCTGAATGGCGTAGCGACGACACCGACAACGACAGCACCTTTTCGCCGAGCAGTCTCAGCCACAACTGGAGCCGCACCCGTGCCAGTGCCACCGCCCAAGCCAACAACCACAAATACTACGTCGATGTTTTCAACCAAGCTTTCTATAAGCGCTGTTGATTCTTTTGCGGCTGCCCTTCCAGTCTCGGGATTACCGCCTGCACTTAAGCCGCGTGTCACCGTTTCCCCAATCAACACTTTTCTGGCAGAGCCCACAAGATTAAGGTCTTTCAGATCTGTATTGACTGCAATGCACTCAGCGCCTGTTAGGCCATCATCTGTAAGTAGACTGGCTATTCTATTCCCAGCACCCCCGACTCCCAGAACCGCAACACGACATCTAGGCTTGCCTAGATCACTTTGAACCTGAATCTTCTTGCGCCGAGCGGCAGGCTTAGATGCTGCCGTTCGCTTGCGCTGCTTAGCCACTGGCGTTTTTCCCCCTCCAAGCCTCAGCGTTCAACAAGTCCCTTATTGCCACGCGAATCGCTTCAGCTCGGTTCGGATAGTAACGATCGTCCACCAAACCCTGCAAAGCTTTCAAGTAAGGTTCAGGAAGGTACAGCGTAATCAGCTTCACTCAAACACCTCCACAACTCTCCACAAGGCAAAAGCAACAGAGCGCGGGATAGCCCATATATAGACTTATGTTATGTTACAAATATGTCTCAAATATGATACAAACACGCCTGCTCAGTCTTTCCATCCCTCTGGAAAATCCGCATTTTGTTTTTGTGTATATTTGCTGCTTTCGAGAACCTTTATGTTTTCGCTGCGTGATTAAACGTCTAGGTTGCGGTTGAAAACTGTTTACGATGTCTCGGCGGATTGGATCTATGAGCAGTAGGCGGAGGCAATGCCGAGTTTTCTTGGAGAGTTTCGGGTGTTCGTCTAACGTTGCTGACGGCGAATTCATGTCCGGATGCTTGCTTGAAGCGGGTTTTGACCTTGTGAACTCAGCGGAAGAGGCTGACGTTCTGATTTATAATACGTGCGCTGTGAAGACGCCCACGGAAAACCGTGCCATAGAGCTCTTGAAAAAAGCTCCGACCCTGAAAACGCACAAGAAAAAGCTCCTAGTCACTGGTTGTTTGCCACTGATCAATTTCAAGCGCTTGAAGGACGAAGTCAACTTTGATGCAGTTTTGGGACCAAGTTGCGGTTCAGGTGTGGTTGAGACACTGCAGAAAATCATCGATAACAAACCTGTTTCACCGAAGAAGCCGAGTCAAAACGCAAAGCCAAGTCTGTGCTTCCCCAGACATGCCGTTAACCCGGTGATCAGCATCGTCCCTGTGGCGCAAGGTTGCTTAGGTTCTTGCTCATACTGTTGTGTTGTTTTTGCACGTGGTCACCTCCACAGCTTCAGCATTGACGATGTTGTCAAACGAATCAAGTCAGATTTGCTTTGTGGCGCCCGAGAGGTTTGGTTAACAGGACAAGATATGGGCTCTTATGGAAAAGACATTGGCGTCAATCTTGCGGAGCTTTTGGGAAAAGGATGCGCATTGGAAGGAAACTACATGGTAAGAGTCGGAATGATGACGCCTAACCTAGCTTTAGAGATCCTTCCCGATCTGGTTGAAGCCTTTCGAAATGAACATGTGTTCAAGTTCGTGCACTTGCCTGTTCAGAGCGGCGATAACCGCGTGTTAGAACTCATGAATCGCGAGTACTCAATTGAAGATTTCATGCAGATTGTCGAAACCTTCAGAAACACCATTCAGAACATCACTGTGGCAACAGACATAATCTGCGGGTTCCCAGGCGAAAGCTCAGGGGCTTTTGATCGAACTTTAGGCTTGATTAAAGAGATCAAACCGGATGTTGTGAACATATCCAAGTTCTTTCCAAGACCGGGAACCGCAGCTGAAAAAATGAAGCCCAAGGTCTCGCTAGAGGAAGTCAGTGAAAGAAGCAAGAGGGCTACCAGCTTAGTCAGAAAAATCTCTTTCGAAAAAAACAGGAAGTGGCTGCATTGGAAAGGACGCATTCTTGTCGACGAACGAGGAAAGCGTGCTAACACACTCATTGGGAGAAACTTTGCCTACAAACCAATAGTCATTAGAAATCACAGTCCATCTTTGCTCGGAACTTTTGTCGATGTCAAGGTGACTGCCGCTTTTCAAACCTATTTGGCAGCCGAGATTGTTGATTAGCACAGCAGGAGAGTTCAAGCATCTTCTCAATCAGACTTTGCCCTTGAGATTCCAGTCTTCATTAGTGTATTTTTCCTTTCGCAGTTTTGAGACAAGTTGCTGCTCTTGTTTCGTCAGGTCTCCGTTCATGAGTTCGGCTTCCAAGGCTTTCTGAAACCCTTGAATCAGTGCTTCCGAAGCCCTTTCAACATTTACACCGCGCTTGAGTTCCTGTCCAATTGAAGTAAGTTTGTCTTTAGCTACGCAAACAACGTCGTCAACAGCTTTGGCCCAAGGAACTCGCAGGAAAGTGAACATTCTTTCTAGATCAACGTGCATGAGAAATGTGCCATGTTGTAGAAGAACGCCGCCTTTATGGTATTGGGCGCTGCCTGAGATTTTCCGGCCATTTACCGCTATGTTTGGGCAGTTTCGTGGGTCGCCTGGACTGAAGTTGGCTTTGACGCCCAGAATCTTTGCTGCCTCAATTAATCCGTCACAGATCTTATTGTAAGCGGCGACTACGTCTGTGCTGCCGAAATCTTTCTCTTTCACAACAATACTGTAGGTGATCTCGTCCATACTGTCGTGATAGACTGTTCCTCCGCCGCTAATCCTTCTCACTATGTCAACGCCGTGTTCTCGGCAGTTTTCAACCTGAACCTCGTGGGATACATCCTGAAACCGCCCGATTGAAACCGCGGAAGGTTTCCAGCGATAGAGACGCAACGTATTTGGAACGGCGTCTTCAATTCTTGCCGAGGTTATGGCTTCGTCTATGGCCATGTTTTTAGAAGCATCATATACGTCGAGTTTGAGGAGTCTCCAGATTTTCAATTTGTGCTCACTGGTTTGGCTTGGATTTCTTGTACACGGTCAAGTGTGCCGTAGGTTTTCTCTTCTAGATAGAATATCGGATTAAGATATGTGTAACGTTCACGGCTTGAGCCTTTCAATGCCTTCTCATCGATACAGGCAAACACTATTTCTCCAAAAAACCAGATTTCATCCCCATACCGCCTATCTGACTCATAAACGCATTCCAGATGTCCCTTGCATTCCTCAATTCGAGGCACAGCAACAGTTATAGAAGGCCCGAGAGTGAAACCCAGTTTCTTTATTCTAGAAGCGTCACCATGCGCCGATTCGCCGGTCCTCCAAACGCTTTCAGCTAGATCCTCGCCTGGAATGTTTATCACAAACTCCTTTGTTTCGAGTATGTTTCGCGCCGTCTGATGTTGAAGGTTGCAGCCGAAGCCAATTATTGCTGGCTTCACCGCCACCATGGATATCCAGCTTTTCGGCGCCACGTTTGGAGCCTTTCTTCTGTTAATGGTGCTCACTAGTGCAATGTGTCTGGGTAACGGAGATGTGTGCCACTTCGCCTTGTCAACACCTAAACACACTTTTTCTGCCATGCGTAACTGCCACCATTTACCCTTAAGAAGTGTTAACAGTTATAGCTAAATCCTTTTTTCGATGCGCGCGTTAGGTAGTCAAAACGTGCATTGACATAATCAGCAAGGAGGCATCGCGTGAACGTTAGAGTTGTGATTCTTAGAGGAGTGCTTGACATGATTTTCGAAGGTGCTAGGCGCCTTCATCCGAGAGAGACTCTTATCCTCTTGAGGGGCAGGGCAAACAAGAATGTGATAAGCATTTCTGAGGTGGTGATTCCGCCTCTAGCAACGCATGGAGAGGACTTCTCAAGCTTTGCTTTACATATGTTACCCATGGACTTTTCAATCGTTGGAGTTGCTCACTCTCATCCAAGCGGAAGCCTGAAGCCGTCAGTTGAAGACCAGAATCTATCTATGGGCAGAGTAATGCTGATTGTTGGTTTCCCATACAATGGGATGGAGAACGTTGCGGTCCACAACAGAAACGGTGAGAAGCTGAAGTTAGAGGTCACTTGAACCTCATGATTTTGGGGCTGGAGCCGCCACAGCAACTGGTATCTCGGCTTTTTTTCGTGCCAACATTTTCTCTATGATAGGCTTAAGTTTAGCGTTCTCGGCCATTATCCTGTCTTTTCCAAGCGCATTCATTTGATCGGCTAGTTCCTTAATCAAGGCTGCGAATTTGACCCCCTCAGCCGCTGAAACATAATCAATTCGAAGGCGTTCAGGACTCATCCCCAGTTTTTCCAGCATGCCTTTTAGCGCTGTCATGCGTTTTGTCATCCAAACGTTGCCTGAAATGTAGTGGCAGTCGTATGGTAAGTGACATGCAGCAACCAGCACCATGCCAGCGCCTAGTCTCAGCGCCTCAAGGACAAAGTCTCTGTCAACTCGTCCTGAACACATGACTCGTATGGGTCGAAGATTCGGCGGGTACTCAAAGCGGCTTGTCCCAGCCAAGTCAGCGCCAGCGTAACTGCACCAGTTGCATAGAAAGCCGAGAATCGTCTCTTGAGGATTCGTTTCCAACGCTGCGTGGATTTGGCTCATTATTTGGGCGTCAGTGAAGTGCATCTGAGCGATGGCGTCGGTTGGGCATTCAGCAACACAGGTGCCGCAACCGTGACACATTGCAGGTGTGACTAAAGCGGGCTGCTTTTCGGGCGCTTTGGCAGCACCATAGGGGCAGACTTTTTCGCATATTCCGCATTTCACTCTGGTGTTTTGACATGTTTTTTGGTCTACTACAGCAATGATGGGTTCAATCTTGACTTTGGGCTTCGACAATATTGTTGCGGCTCTGCTTGCCGCTGCGCTGCCTTGAGCCACGCTGTAAGGGATGTCTTTTGGTCCTTGGCAGGCACCTGCCACGAAAATGCCGTCGGTTGGAGTGTCAATGGGCTTGAGTTTCGGATGGCTTTCCATGAAGAAGCCGTCGCTTCCACGCGAGATGCCGAAGACTCTGGCTACGTCAGCTGAGTCATCTTTCGCTATAGCTGCGGTGCACAGGACAACCATTTCGCTTTCGATCTCGATGGGCTCGCCAAGGCTCATGTCTTCAGCTCTTATGTAGAGGTTCTTTGTTTTCTGGTCTTCGAGAACTTGCGATGCTTTTCCCCGAATGAAGTCTATGCCTAGGTCGCGGGCTCGACGGTAGAACTCTTCATAGCCTTTGAAGTTGGTGCGCATGTCGATGTACATGAGGTGAACTTCAACGTCGTCCTTGTATTTCTCCTTCAGCAAAATGGCGTCTTTCAAGGCGTACATGCAGCAGAAGCCTGAGCAGTATTCGTATTTGTTGACGTCTCGCGAGCCGACACATTGAATGAAGGTGACGCTGTGTGGCTTCTTGCCGTCAGAGGCGCGAAGCACTTTGCCGCCGGTTGGTCCAGCAGCAAGGATTAGCCGTTCGAACTCTAAGGCGGTTATTACGTTGTCGTATTTGCCGTAACCGTACAATGGGTCATCTGTAGGCATGTAGATATCAAAGCCCGTCGCCAGAATGATCGCGCCGACGTCCAGCTCGATCTCTTCAGGTCGCTGCTCAAAGTTTATGGCTTCGCGCGCACCGCAGGCGTCAACACACTTGTAACATTCGATACAATAGTCCATGTTGATCGTGTAAATCAGCGGGATAGCTTG belongs to Candidatus Bathyarchaeia archaeon and includes:
- a CDS encoding GNAT family N-acetyltransferase, which codes for MNIVTVNEENVSEKGFFCYMSKKKTPGYQRKLRWLKERFDEGMQIKMLDLAQGGRGFVEYIPGGFAWRAVSAKGYMFIHCIWIAGKSRGKGYGSLFLNECIKDARKSGMKGVAMITSEKNWLVEKKFLMKHGFESVAQYPPFELMVKKFTEAPPPSFTGDFEQKLKNCGSGLTIIRSDQCPYIDAAVNAALEAAKELGIKTQTIELKNSEDVRKISPSPYGVFQIVYNRKLLTYHSLAKKDLTERLRTSTPPQ
- the metG gene encoding methionine--tRNA ligase, which codes for MVTTALIYANGEIHLGHVTSTYLPADIFVRYCRLKGYDAIHVGATDDYGTPILIEAEKAGKSPEEFVEHWNKTDQKDFSDLGISFDIFHKTSSKENTELTQHFFKTLYDKGYIFKRTILQPYCPKDKKFLPDRYVKGTCPFCGATEQYSDSCEKCGRTFQPSEIQAPHCSLCGTTPVNRESQHYFFKLSQFSDALKKWLEDNQNLQHEVKNYVLNWIKEGLLDWDITRDIQWGVPIPLNEAKGQVLYGWFDNHLGYIATAQKYFEAKGIDGKKAWNTSKIYHYIGKDIVYHHYLFLPAMRIGNGEYKLPDYIPTRGHLLLEQQKFSKSRGWYISLRDLLNKFPADYLRYYLASITAYTQADVNFDWADFQKRINNELIANIGNFIHRTLTFTWSKYKGKVPQPKAYDEADNELIERIKQVAEDVSREFEDNELTKGLRKIVEFSALCNRYFQKKQPWADKEKAETTLYVCVNAVRTLAILLEPYTPFSADRLWQQLNLNGSVHKQNWDSASRLEIEGGHQINQPSVLLEKILDKQIEQERQKLGRATATAK
- the metG gene encoding methionine--tRNA ligase subunit beta; the protein is MLEKIVSFEEFTKMDLRIGKITKAEPVAGSRNLIKMLIDVGNDDIRQAVAGLAQYYNAKELEGKHVAVIANLQPKKMFGIESNVMILAAEDENTVSMLMPDRPVTTGSRIK
- a CDS encoding CehA/McbA family metallohydrolase, whose translation is MPLLKIDLHLHTHYSRDSKTTLGEVIHYAKKRGLDGVAVTDHDTVQGARRLAQQKDLLIIPGMEVSSLHGHILGLNITEPVQPKKSITETVEKIRQLGGIAVIAHPAVAIKSGLGSRITSASSIDAVEVINASAFPFFLSTYLGRRLARRLALPQTAGSDSHFPEEIGSAYTFVDADSNQDDIMEALRNGKTIPVGKPISWMKRVARGSEGIQERLRRL
- a CDS encoding cell division protein FtsZ (GTPase; similar structure to tubulin; forms ring-shaped polymers at the site of cell division; other proteins such as FtsA, ZipA, and ZapA, interact with and regulate FtsZ function), which translates into the protein MAKQRKRTAASKPAARRKKIQVQSDLGKPRCRVAVLGVGGAGNRIASLLTDDGLTGAECIAVNTDLKDLNLVGSARKVLIGETVTRGLSAGGNPETGRAAAKESTALIESLVENIDVVFVVVGLGGGTGTGAAPVVAETARRKGAVVVGVVATPFRMSEYRRGFVTDAVSEMRVACDTAVLVDSDKIVKAARGLPFSEACRAADHVLADMIKGIVETLSEPSMINLDISDFKTIVKEGGMATVGIGESDAPNRVEEAVQSALDTLLLSADHASATGALIQVSGDVNMTFQEVDRVKELVADRMGHSARVVWGARMCPDSEGLQVTLVMTGVNSPYSRYGLRNMIPELYDIESSYFESEKSLTVDLGIDQIEGFED
- a CDS encoding ribbon-helix-helix domain-containing protein yields the protein MKLITLYLPEPYLKALQGLVDDRYYPNRAEAIRVAIRDLLNAEAWRGKNASG
- a CDS encoding tRNA (N(6)-L-threonylcarbamoyladenosine(37)-C(2))-methylthiotransferase, with amino-acid sequence MSSRRRQCRVFLESFGCSSNVADGEFMSGCLLEAGFDLVNSAEEADVLIYNTCAVKTPTENRAIELLKKAPTLKTHKKKLLVTGCLPLINFKRLKDEVNFDAVLGPSCGSGVVETLQKIIDNKPVSPKKPSQNAKPSLCFPRHAVNPVISIVPVAQGCLGSCSYCCVVFARGHLHSFSIDDVVKRIKSDLLCGAREVWLTGQDMGSYGKDIGVNLAELLGKGCALEGNYMVRVGMMTPNLALEILPDLVEAFRNEHVFKFVHLPVQSGDNRVLELMNREYSIEDFMQIVETFRNTIQNITVATDIICGFPGESSGAFDRTLGLIKEIKPDVVNISKFFPRPGTAAEKMKPKVSLEEVSERSKRATSLVRKISFEKNRKWLHWKGRILVDERGKRANTLIGRNFAYKPIVIRNHSPSLLGTFVDVKVTAAFQTYLAAEIVD
- a CDS encoding biotin/lipoate A/B protein ligase family protein is translated as MKIWRLLKLDVYDASKNMAIDEAITSARIEDAVPNTLRLYRWKPSAVSIGRFQDVSHEVQVENCREHGVDIVRRISGGGTVYHDSMDEITYSIVVKEKDFGSTDVVAAYNKICDGLIEAAKILGVKANFSPGDPRNCPNIAVNGRKISGSAQYHKGGVLLQHGTFLMHVDLERMFTFLRVPWAKAVDDVVCVAKDKLTSIGQELKRGVNVERASEALIQGFQKALEAELMNGDLTKQEQQLVSKLRKEKYTNEDWNLKGKV
- a CDS encoding flavin reductase family protein, with the translated sequence MAEKVCLGVDKAKWHTSPLPRHIALVSTINRRKAPNVAPKSWISMVAVKPAIIGFGCNLQHQTARNILETKEFVINIPGEDLAESVWRTGESAHGDASRIKKLGFTLGPSITVAVPRIEECKGHLECVYESDRRYGDEIWFFGEIVFACIDEKALKGSSRERYTYLNPIFYLEEKTYGTLDRVQEIQAKPVSTN
- a CDS encoding Mov34/MPN/PAD-1 family protein, which codes for MNVRVVILRGVLDMIFEGARRLHPRETLILLRGRANKNVISISEVVIPPLATHGEDFSSFALHMLPMDFSIVGVAHSHPSGSLKPSVEDQNLSMGRVMLIVGFPYNGMENVAVHNRNGEKLKLEVT
- a CDS encoding hydrogenase iron-sulfur subunit, with the translated sequence MPEETARVGVFVCHCGLNIAGVIDIKALVEYAKTLPYVAFAGDNRYSCADPGQEQIRKEIRENKLNRVVVAACSPRMHEPTFRKCISSEGLNPYYYEMANIREFSSWAHGSMPKEATEKAKDIVRMAVAKAVLLKPLEVIEVPVTNQALVVGGGIAGINAALDLADMGFKVYLVEKSESIGGHMAQLDKTFPTLDCSICIEGPKMVDVNRHPNITIISNADVVRVDGYVGNFKVKVRKNPRYVIAKNCTGCGECRDACPIEYPNEWDMNMGVRRAISVPFEQAIPLIYTINMDYCIECYKCVDACGAREAINFEQRPEEIELDVGAIILATGFDIYMPTDDPLYGYGKYDNVITALEFERLILAAGPTGGKVLRASDGKKPHSVTFIQCVGSRDVNKYEYCSGFCCMYALKDAILLKEKYKDDVEVHLMYIDMRTNFKGYEEFYRRARDLGIDFIRGKASQVLEDQKTKNLYIRAEDMSLGEPIEIESEMVVLCTAAIAKDDSADVARVFGISRGSDGFFMESHPKLKPIDTPTDGIFVAGACQGPKDIPYSVAQGSAAASRAATILSKPKVKIEPIIAVVDQKTCQNTRVKCGICEKVCPYGAAKAPEKQPALVTPAMCHGCGTCVAECPTDAIAQMHFTDAQIMSQIHAALETNPQETILGFLCNWCSYAGADLAGTSRFEYPPNLRPIRVMCSGRVDRDFVLEALRLGAGMVLVAACHLPYDCHYISGNVWMTKRMTALKGMLEKLGMSPERLRIDYVSAAEGVKFAALIKELADQMNALGKDRIMAENAKLKPIIEKMLARKKAEIPVAVAAPAPKS